The DNA window tatttgactgtaaTTTGTTGTTTCTGATTTCACCTGAGAATTTGAAGTGCACATTGTGGACTCCCGAGTGCTGCACACAGTCGCTTCACTCCTAAATCCTGCAAATTGTTGTTACTCATGTCCAGCTCTATCAGTCTAGAGGACGTAGCactgagaactgaggacagagcttcacaacTTGTCTGTGtgaggttacagccactcagcctGGAAATGTATTAATGAGAGAATAGAAGACATCCTTTTAATATTTAAGCTGACTAAACTCTTGAAAGTAGCACTGATTGAAAACTCCCACTAACTTGCTTAGTGGTAGTTGCATACTCACAGAgcttttttgcagattttgaccactggcagcagtcCCAGAAGAGCTTCTGCTGAAGCTGAGTATGTTTTCAGGTCAAGAAAATTGAGATTtgtttctgatgacagtaagatgaagaccagagctgaccactgagcatgGGAAAGATTAAACATAAAAAGGTTTCCTGAATTAAGGCGACGTTGGATCTCCTTCACTATAGAGTCATCATTCAATTCATTTAAACAGTGGAagagattgatgcttttctctggaGAGGGATTCTGGTTGATCTGATTCTTGGTGTACTGGATTATTTCCTGATTTGTTTGTGAACTGCTTCCTGTCGGTGTCAATAGGCCTTGTAGGAGTTCCTGGTTGGATGGCATTGAAAGACCAAGGAGGAAGCGAAGAAACAAATCCAAGTGTCCATTTgaactctgtaaggccttgttcactgCACTCTGGTAGAAGTGGCTTTCAGAAACATGCACTGagactgtttgttcctcttccaGCAGGTTGATACCAGAGTTGGTGAATGTCAGATGGGCATGAAGAGCAGCTAGaaactcctgaatgctcagatgaATGAAGCAGAACACCCTATCTTGGTACAGCcctttctcctctttaaagatctgtgtgaacactcctgagtacactgaggcttcTCTGACATTAATgtcacactctgtcaggtctgattcatagaagatcaggtttccctTCTGCAGCTGCTCAAAAGCCAGTTTCCCCAGTGCttcaatcatcttcctgctctctggactccagagaggatctgtctcagctcctccatcatgcTTGATGTTCTTCAGTTTGgtctgaaccaccaggaagtgaatgtacatctcagtcagtgTCTTGGGCAGCTTTCCTCCAGCCTGTTTGGTTTTTAACAAACTCTCAAGAACTTTaccagtgatccagcagaagattgggatgtgacacatgatgtggaggcttcgtgatgtcttgatgtgagaGATTATGGTGTTGGCCTCTTCCTTGTCTCTGagtctcttcctgaagtactcttccttctgtgggtcagtgaaccctctgacctctgtaaCCATGTCTATATACTCAgcagggatctgattggctgctgcaggtcgtgtggttatccagatgTGAGCAGAAGGAAGCAACTTTCCTctgatgaggtttgtcagcagcacatccactgatgTGGACTCTGTAACATCAGTGAGGATCTCAGTGATGTGGAAGttcagaggaagtcgacactcatccagaccatcaaagatgaacacaactttgaactttttaaagttacagattcctgcttctttgatTTCAGTGAAGAAGTGATGAATAAGTCCCACTAAGCTGAACTTTTTATCCCTCAGTAaattcagctctctgaatgGGAATGGAAaaatgaactggatgtcctggttggtcTTGTCTTCAGTCCAGTCCAAAGTGAACTTTTGTGTCAGGAATGTTTTCCCGATGCCAGCCACTCCTTTGGTCAgaactgttctgattggtttgtCTCTTTCAGTCgaagctttaaagatgtcttcacacctgattgttgtttctggtctaTTTGGTTTCCAGGAAAAcatttcaatctgtctgacctcatgttcagtGTTGACCTCTCcggtccctccctctgtgatatagagctctgtgtagatctcaTTTAGAGTGGTTTGGGTTCCTGGTTTAGCAATCCCCTCAAagacacactggaacttcttctttaggttacatttaaatgtattcTCACAAAGTGGATCAGAATTTTCTACAGGAAAGCAACAGAAACATGTGTTATGATTATAGAAAATGTGACAATTTCATTCCTGTAAAGAATGAATTTATGAAGAGAAATCCTCTCACTGCTCTGCAGAcagtcagccagctcctcctgtttCATTATTCTCAGGAAGTTAACTGCAAGTTTCAgaaatgcctctctgctgctcctTCTCTGCTTCTCTTCCTCACTGTCCAACACCTCCTCTTCATCCCTCTGACACTCTGAATAATCTGGATTCAGATCATTCTGCAGCTTCTttagctcgttcttcacaaacgTGATAATGTTTCCCTCCAGTATCTGGAAAATAAATGACACAATCTAAATTAATGAAAAATCAGATTTTCAtactaaaaaataattttttacagATATATTTTGTGCTTCTTTTCAATTGAACAAAGAAAGTGTAGAAAAATAAGGAAGtaacaatttaaaacaaaattgaaaacaaactcccatcagaggaaaaaaaaaatagaatttcaACATTTCATCGTTTCATAAcatcatttttcttaaaatactTTTCCTTACAACATTCTGAATAACACTCTTTGtcatttctaaaaataaaaaaagataataaatTGTTATATGCATGTGTACATAAATGGCCTGTCTACACAGGAGTTCATGAAAGCCTGTTTTGATCCCCCAATTTTATCTCTACAGTATAAATTTTATCAATCTGTTGCCACTTAGTTCATGATATTAGAAACAATCagatctttttaaaatttcaatcTGCCTTCTCTTCGCATCATAATCCTGAGATTGCTTTGATCAAGGTCTCAATgatctgtttctctctcctgcCTCTGGGCTCTACTCtgtctttattctttatattttaatcaGCTGTTCCAAAATGAATATTTAGCTGCTAATGGTTTTATCAAATCCTTTTCAGGATTTAATAATGTGTGTGGTTTTCGTTCTTGCTCAttcttttgcattttaaattctttttaatTTCCATTGTAAGTTTTCTTATTGTTCAGCACTTTGAAACTTTGATTTAACAAGAATTGTGTTGAATTTTGCCATTATTATATGACGAGTATTGGATTTCTTTTCCTGTCAGACACGTTAATATCGTTGATACtctaaaaaatgcaaatttaaaataattacaaaCAGAGTTTGGTGTACATgttcaaaccttaaatactgagtCCAGATCAGTTTGATGCTGAAGACTTGAAACATCTGAACTCTCCTGATCAGCTCTGTGGAGACATCATGAAGAAACTGTAACCATTTTGTACATAGATACAAGATGATTTTCTTTGAATATTTTATTACTAAGTTGATTTAGCTTGATTCCTTTAAACTGATTACACTGATCACTAAATTACGAGCCTTGGTGTACGAGACCACAGCAGCattattaaatgaatgaaaaattaaagaaaagttaGCACAGCCTGTaaattgaatgaatgaattaatgtctgtgaaggttctctttttttttttttttttttttgcctgtcccgtttggctcttttgccatcagaattgttgtctaaaggcaaagaaagatgcccaacggatttactttaccaaattgaccatcccagccttgccgtaatggtccatttgattcaccttttattgtttatttaattttcacttgctgaatacgggacagacttgactggaggaaagaaggggagaaagaaagagggaaagagaaacagctgagaagagggacgggggagaagggcaaaaaacaaaaaccaacagaatgggcaggaaaaaaaaaaaaaaaaaaagcatatatctgtcacggtttgccggggcgagccgtgtggagttgtagaaaggacccaaaaggcggcagctctggtgcaggtgaatatttatttacaaggtgggTACAAACAGCACTGGTGGGAAAACAAgaaaccggaaacctaaactgggtaaactaacaacacaaaccagaaacgaagatgcagggaggtccggggaaatacatacggagagacgcagggagaccgaggggaaacaacacagacgaaccagcaactaccaaGACAGAAGagacaacttaaatacactcagagaacacagggagattacacacaggtggagaacacagctgggagtgattacgtgacgagactagggagacaaactgaaaacactcacataagacgcagaccttcacaataaaacaggaaacacatacacgcaatgacataacacaccaacttaacacagactgggggacatagaacataggaacatgaaccatgaaacagaagagtacaaacacccaaggtaaccaaaaccacagaatactaataaactaaacataaacacggagtcGCAGACTCCGGATCATGAcaatatcgatcacctggatcacctgttgagaaagaaaaaagaaaacaagcagaagagaacaagagtaatagaataaacaacatcacaatgatatatgggaatatgacagtaaatactaaatattaaacattattgtgcagcacataagatcaacagaacacagtgaaaagaaatgagtgaatgaagaatgaatgaataaaatgtcCAGGAGCTCTTAAACTTCAGGACTAAGGGCAGTTGTATTAACAGTAATAAGGTAAATTTAACTTTTGTCTTACTCCTCAGCAGCAACAGATTTTGTTCCTTTAAAGTAGATTAAGTCATCCTTTGACCAATTACCAGgtgaatattaataataatcataagaagaagaagaagaagaagaagaagaagaagaagaagaagaagaagaagaagaagaagaagaactctCACTTATTATTCATGGAAGGCAAGTTGAAGTGGACAGCTGTAAGATACGTTTAACATTCAGTTAAATCTTACTTCTCATCAGGagacagtttcctgtttttaaagtCAGGACGGACTCCCTGTAGACTGGATCTTTCCCTCATAGTCACAGAGCTGAGTCCAGGCTCAGGCTCAGGCTCAGGTTTGGGAGAGTTTGGTCTGAGGAATAACATCAGTTAGAGGAATATATATAACAACAAGCCTATAAAGTCTGAAGCTCTTCACACTGAATGATTTCTGTCCTCTTTAGTCTGTCTAGTTTTAAACTGTTACATTTCAGGCTGTGTAAAAAACGTCTTTGCAGTTTTCAGAGTTTTGTCTCCTTTCAGATGAGATGGATCAGTTACTGTCATGTCGACTGGATCTCAATGAGTTGCTGTAGTACAACAATTTATAATAACAGCTGCagattttttattatgtttgtgttaaatgaaacaaaataaaagcatttagtGTTTGCTAACAGTGCTGGGTTAAAATAAACTGATAACATAAGAAAGAACAGATGATTATCTTGTAGACAGATGTGTTGTATAGTTACTGCATGAAGGAaatattttctgtatttgttcTTGTAGCAGTGAATCTAATGTGAGGTGTTGAGTGTGATACCTTTCCATGTTTTTTAACACCTGCAGTCACCTGATGAAAGAGAAAAGTGAGAATAATTCTGCTTCATTTCTGTTTATTGAGATTTTTGATTGATATGAAGGTACTAATGtgtttaatataatataatataatataatataatataatataatataatataatataatataatataatataatataatataatataatatttttgtcAAATAAGAGATCTGGAGTAATACGTTCAAAAGGCTAAATTTTACATAACCGTCTTTCTTGTTCTTTGTAAAACAGTAAAGGTTAAACTTGTGAATAAAtatttcatctgtttcattgttCTTACAGGTTCCTCCAGGCTTTAAAATTAACAGATCCAAAGAACCTTTTTCTCAGgacactgaactaaacctgTTCAAATTAGCATTATTTTCTGTTCATCTGTCGGGTAAAACCCAAAGAATCAGATTCCTTTAAACTGAGATCTGGTCCAGACTTCCTGTATTTCCGTCACTCTGTCTGCACCACGATATGACCTGttcctgttttgttgttgtttttctattaaggcctctttttttccactcagtgTTTGAAGAGTTTGAgactatttaaaatattttttcttttattcatttattattttctttcaaaTCTTTAACTAACCAAAGAGAAACTGTTGACTGTGTGTAACCGCAGCAggatttaaccctttaagacctaccatagaaccaagtccgccagagcttatattatatttttacatgctgcagTGCcttttttgggagcatttcaagttgatacACATCAATataaccattatagcccaaattttaataatatgtctgcattaagtgcatagtaattacataaaattgcaaaaaaatgcaataaactacaaaaaaattgaaaattgtttttgtttttttaacatatatttctagttacagaaatttaagaggcttatccctcaaaactgtaaatacaaaaaagttgcacaaactagtttcccaccaca is part of the Maylandia zebra isolate NMK-2024a linkage group LG3, Mzebra_GT3a, whole genome shotgun sequence genome and encodes:
- the LOC105941375 gene encoding protein NLRC3, which gives rise to MKQEELADCLQSKNSDPLCENTFKCNLKKKFQCVFEGIAKPGTQTTLNEIYTELYITEGGTGEVNTEHEVRQIEMFSWKPNRPETTIRCEDIFKASTERDKPIRTVLTKGVAGIGKTFLTQKFTLDWTEDKTNQDIQFIFPFPFRELNLLRDKKFSLVGLIHHFFTEIKEAGICNFKKFKVVFIFDGLDECRLPLNFHITEILTDVTESTSVDVLLTNLIRGKLLPSAHIWITTRPAAANQIPAEYIDMVTEVRGFTDPQKEEYFRKRLRDKEEANTIISHIKTSRSLHIMCHIPIFCWITGKVLESLLKTKQAGGKLPKTLTEMYIHFLVVQTKLKNIKHDGGAETDPLWSPESRKMIEALGKLAFEQLQKGNLIFYESDLTECDINVREASVYSGVFTQIFKEEKGLYQDRVFCFIHLSIQEFLAALHAHLTFTNSGINLLEEEQTVSVHVSESHFYQSAVNKALQSSNGHLDLFLRFLLGLSMPSNQELLQGLLTPTGSSSQTNQEIIQYTKNQINQNPSPEKSINLFHCLNELNDDSIVKEIQRRLNSGNLFMFNLSHAQWSALVFILLSSETNLNFLDLKTYSASAEALLGLLPVVKICKKALLSGCNLTQTSCEALSSVLSATSSRLIELDMSNNNLQDLGVKRLCAALGSPQCALQILRLSGCQITEEGCASLASALKSNPSHLRELDLSYNHPGDSGIKLLSPLREDPCWRLDTLRMDPHGDQWMKTGLKKYFCGLTVDVNTVHRNLKLSDNNRKVVHMKEDQLYPDHPDRFDSPQLMCTNSLTGRSYWEVEHSGEVHIAVTYKEIKRKGNSDDNRFGRTDESWSLYCDDTDYFAMHNYTSTAISVPCSSAPHKVAVYVDCDVGTVSFYKVFPDMLYHLHTFNTTFTEAIYPGFRVRFLDSHIYICPDSEN